A genomic stretch from Helianthus annuus cultivar XRQ/B chromosome 1, HanXRQr2.0-SUNRISE, whole genome shotgun sequence includes:
- the LOC110936523 gene encoding mitochondrial import inner membrane translocase subunit Tim9 yields MDKSMLGDMGTLPPEDQARMSTVIDQLQIRDSLRTYNTLVEKCFTDCVDTFWRKTLHKHEEACVKRCAEKFMKHSMRAGLRFAELNQGAAATSDK; encoded by the exons ATGGACAAAAGTATGCTCGGCGATATGGGGACTCTTCCGCCGGAAGATCAAGCTAGAATGTCTACTGTAATCGACCAACTTCAAATTCGTGACAG TCTAAGGACGTATAACACGCTTGTGGAGAAATGCTTTACAGATTGTGTGGATACATTCTGGCGCAAAACGTTACATAAACATGAAGAAGCATGTGTGAAGCGATGTGCAGAAAAGTTTATGAAGCATTCAATGCGGGCTGGGTTGAGATTTGCTGAACTCAACCAAGGTGCTGCTGCTACTTCGGACAAATAA